A genomic segment from Gossypium hirsutum isolate 1008001.06 chromosome D04, Gossypium_hirsutum_v2.1, whole genome shotgun sequence encodes:
- the LOC107926046 gene encoding uncharacterized protein isoform X1: MSLHLLRPKILYFFTAIGSSRLLSSKSCNFTNKLIFSKQPFSSFFFSTTSTPYPLQYDMIINTPTQSQPTPTRRRLSKPDSPNSPEEEDPEKELGFDSWVQKKLTSEEEMDKSKRKYYKKRRKRMYGSDSEDDDKGKNEDGFVELKPKVVEFDRLHEREEELYFYDTFAYPWENDKHYKMVYQLEKKYFPDQCFDKAFLEPGESNEKITIKGKSKKTDDNNKKNNKVEDKGLVFFEEEENSGEDVKEKVTEKKVEEFFKCLKKVPNKETDDGEPYLVGRSTGLPTRWDGPYGTVVLVNKPKGWTSFTVCGKLRRLVKVKKVGHAGTLDPMATGLLIVCVGKATKLVERYQGMVKGYSGVFRLGEATSTWDADSPVIQREPWEHIKDEDIKKAAASFCGEIWQVPPMFSAIKVGGERMYEKARKGETVELSPRRISIFHFDIERSLEDRQNLIFRVTCSKGTYIRSLCADFGKALGSCAHLTALRRDSIGALAHFFYNNPAIVCNHHKDCVWFHTRSYTILNPELILSLL, translated from the exons ATGTCGCTTCATTTGCTACGTCCAAAGATCCTATATTTCTTTACAGCAATTGGGTCTAGTCGTCTCTTATCATCAAAATCCTGTAATTTCACCAACAAATTGATCTTTTCAAAGCagccattttcttcatttttcttctccaCAACATCGACTCCTTACCCTCTTCAATATGACATGATCATCAACACCCCGACTCAGTCCCAACCTACCCCAACTCGCCGCCGACTCAGTAAACCAGACTCGCCCAACTCACCTGAGGAAGAGGACCCAGAAAAAGAATTGGGTTTTGATTCATGGGTGCAAAAGAAACTGACTTCAGAAGAAGAAATGGATAAGTCTAAGAGGAAATATTataaaaagagaaggaaaagaatgTATGGTTCAGATTCTGAAGATGATGATAAGGGGAAAAATGAAGATGGGTTTGTTGAATTGAAGCCTAAAGTTGTGGAATTTGATAGGCTACATGAGAGGGAAGAAGAGCTCTACTTTTATGATACATTTGCCTATCCTTGGGAAAATGATAAACattataaaatggtttatcaaTTGGAAAAGAAGTATTTTCCTGACCAGTGTTTTGATAAAGCTTTTCTTGAGCCTGGAgaatcaaatgagaaaatcaCAATTAAGGGAAAAAGTAAAAAGACTGatgataataataagaagaaTAATAAGGTGGAGGATAAAGGGTTGGTGTtttttgaggaagaagaaaattcaGGTGAAGATGTGAAGGAGAAGGTTACTGAGAAGAAGGTGGAGGAGTTTTTCAAGTGTTTGAAGAAAGTTCCCAATAAAGAAACCGACGATGGGGAGCCTTACCTTGTTGGTAGGAGTACTGGGCTCCCCACGAGATGGGATGGTCCATATGGGACGGTAGTTTTGGTGAATAAGCCCAAAG GATGGACCTCATTTACCGTTTGTGGCAAGCTGCGCCGCTTAGTCAAAGTGAAAAAG GTAGGGCACGCTGGAACACTTGATCCTATGGCAACTGGTCTATTGATTGTATGTGTTGGTAAAGCCACTAAGTTGGTAGAGAG ATATCAAGGAATGGTAAAGGGATACAGCGGAGTTTTCCGATTAGGGGAGGCTACTTCAACTTGGGATGCTGATTCACCG GTTATTCAACGTGAGCCTTGGGAGCATATCAAAGACGAGGACATAAAAAAAGCTGCTGCATCCTTCTGCGGAGAGATATGGCAAGTTCCTCCAATGTTCTCTGCCATCAAG GTTGGGGGTGAAAGGATGTATGAAAAAGCAAGAAAAGGGGAGACCGTTGAACTTTCACCCAGACGAATTTCAATTTTCCACTTTGACATTGAGCGTAGCTTAGAAGACAG ACAGAACTTGATTTTCCGAGTGACATGTTCAAAAGGAACATATATCCGATCATTATGTGCAGATTTTGGGAAGGCTTTGGGCAG TTGTGCTCATTTGACGGCTCTGCGAAGAGATTCAATTG GTGCCCTGGCACATTTCTTTTACAACAATCCTGCAATTGTGTGCAATCACCACAAAGACTGTGTATGGTTCCATACCAGATCCTACACAATTTTGAACCCGGAGTTGATTTTATCGTTGTTGTAG
- the LOC107926046 gene encoding uncharacterized protein isoform X2 encodes MSLHLLRPKILYFFTAIGSSRLLSSKSCNFTNKLIFSKQPFSSFFFSTTSTPYPLQYDMIINTPTQSQPTPTRRRLSKPDSPNSPEEEDPEKELGFDSWVQKKLTSEEEMDKSKRKYYKKRRKRMYGSDSEDDDKGKNEDGFVELKPKVVEFDRLHEREEELYFYDTFAYPWENDKHYKMVYQLEKKYFPDQCFDKAFLEPGESNEKITIKGKSKKTDDNNKKNNKVEDKGLVFFEEEENSGEDVKEKVTEKKVEEFFKCLKKVPNKETDDGEPYLVGRSTGLPTRWDGPYGTVVLVNKPKGWTSFTVCGKLRRLVKVKKVGHAGTLDPMATGLLIVCVGKATKLVERYQGMVKGYSGVFRLGEATSTWDADSPVIQREPWEHIKDEDIKKAAASFCGEIWQVPPMFSAIKVGGERMYEKARKGETVELSPRRISIFHFDIERSLEDRQNLIFRVTCSKGTYIRSLCADFGKALGSCAHLTALRRDSIGEYSAEDAWEFKELEEAITKGYF; translated from the exons ATGTCGCTTCATTTGCTACGTCCAAAGATCCTATATTTCTTTACAGCAATTGGGTCTAGTCGTCTCTTATCATCAAAATCCTGTAATTTCACCAACAAATTGATCTTTTCAAAGCagccattttcttcatttttcttctccaCAACATCGACTCCTTACCCTCTTCAATATGACATGATCATCAACACCCCGACTCAGTCCCAACCTACCCCAACTCGCCGCCGACTCAGTAAACCAGACTCGCCCAACTCACCTGAGGAAGAGGACCCAGAAAAAGAATTGGGTTTTGATTCATGGGTGCAAAAGAAACTGACTTCAGAAGAAGAAATGGATAAGTCTAAGAGGAAATATTataaaaagagaaggaaaagaatgTATGGTTCAGATTCTGAAGATGATGATAAGGGGAAAAATGAAGATGGGTTTGTTGAATTGAAGCCTAAAGTTGTGGAATTTGATAGGCTACATGAGAGGGAAGAAGAGCTCTACTTTTATGATACATTTGCCTATCCTTGGGAAAATGATAAACattataaaatggtttatcaaTTGGAAAAGAAGTATTTTCCTGACCAGTGTTTTGATAAAGCTTTTCTTGAGCCTGGAgaatcaaatgagaaaatcaCAATTAAGGGAAAAAGTAAAAAGACTGatgataataataagaagaaTAATAAGGTGGAGGATAAAGGGTTGGTGTtttttgaggaagaagaaaattcaGGTGAAGATGTGAAGGAGAAGGTTACTGAGAAGAAGGTGGAGGAGTTTTTCAAGTGTTTGAAGAAAGTTCCCAATAAAGAAACCGACGATGGGGAGCCTTACCTTGTTGGTAGGAGTACTGGGCTCCCCACGAGATGGGATGGTCCATATGGGACGGTAGTTTTGGTGAATAAGCCCAAAG GATGGACCTCATTTACCGTTTGTGGCAAGCTGCGCCGCTTAGTCAAAGTGAAAAAG GTAGGGCACGCTGGAACACTTGATCCTATGGCAACTGGTCTATTGATTGTATGTGTTGGTAAAGCCACTAAGTTGGTAGAGAG ATATCAAGGAATGGTAAAGGGATACAGCGGAGTTTTCCGATTAGGGGAGGCTACTTCAACTTGGGATGCTGATTCACCG GTTATTCAACGTGAGCCTTGGGAGCATATCAAAGACGAGGACATAAAAAAAGCTGCTGCATCCTTCTGCGGAGAGATATGGCAAGTTCCTCCAATGTTCTCTGCCATCAAG GTTGGGGGTGAAAGGATGTATGAAAAAGCAAGAAAAGGGGAGACCGTTGAACTTTCACCCAGACGAATTTCAATTTTCCACTTTGACATTGAGCGTAGCTTAGAAGACAG ACAGAACTTGATTTTCCGAGTGACATGTTCAAAAGGAACATATATCCGATCATTATGTGCAGATTTTGGGAAGGCTTTGGGCAG TTGTGCTCATTTGACGGCTCTGCGAAGAGATTCAATTG GGGAATATTCAGCGGAGGATGCATGGGAGTTCAAGGAACTAGAAGAAGCAATCACTAAAGGTTATTTCTAG